One genomic segment of Clostridium estertheticum subsp. estertheticum includes these proteins:
- a CDS encoding putative bifunctional diguanylate cyclase/phosphodiesterase: MNVKKTAKIKISKFIKRTYIIFSNILTKKGRERFCKFGKRYKKFYVTCGRAVAVKEKLRVQYDEIHEKLAIIEKSQERYKLSLDSTNDAMWEIDLTTKMFSSSNRFNNITGYDKEVANPIENIIKLVLEEDREIVINDFIDLINGGILYYQCRLKLNFNGIDNRWFLIRSMCLRDTRGVAIKIVGSILGIAIQRNFEEEINKLKYYDILTDTPNRKLFISTLENEIIKSKGTYKQIKLAILFIDLDNFKEVNDTLGHTYGDELLINVANLIKATMAEGDLVSRVGGDEFFILMKSIKDYSKVSRLCVKLQSLLNCAIRIDNKHVYTSASIGIAIFPNDGYDTNILLKNADTAMYSAKNNGKARYSFFNESMSSIIVRRAEIEKGLRNALENNEFEMYYQPQIDIINNKLKGFEALLRWNSAKLGKVSPAEFIPIAEQSGLIVSIGEWIIKMVCLQNSLWKSKGYLYDTIAINLSGIQLQNDDFEENLKNIINETKINPKFVELEITESIFMKDFERSIKLLTAIRELGITIALDDFGTGYSSLSYLKRLPINTLKIDKSFIDNIDTNEREKVIVDGIILLAQKIGLDVIAEGAETKNQIELLKGMGCNQIQGYYFSRPLSACEIEEKFLSTNCINC, from the coding sequence GTGAACGTAAAAAAAACAGCCAAAATCAAAATAAGTAAATTTATTAAAAGAACATATATAATTTTTTCAAATATATTAACTAAAAAAGGTAGAGAGCGGTTTTGTAAATTCGGAAAAAGGTACAAAAAATTCTATGTTACTTGTGGACGAGCGGTAGCAGTAAAAGAGAAATTGAGGGTGCAATATGATGAAATTCATGAAAAATTAGCAATAATTGAAAAAAGCCAGGAAAGATACAAATTATCATTAGATTCTACCAATGATGCTATGTGGGAAATTGATTTAACAACTAAAATGTTTTCCTCATCTAATAGATTTAATAACATTACTGGATATGACAAAGAAGTAGCAAATCCTATTGAAAATATAATTAAGCTTGTCTTAGAGGAAGATAGGGAAATTGTAATAAATGATTTTATTGATCTCATTAATGGCGGAATCTTATACTATCAGTGTAGATTAAAACTTAATTTTAATGGCATAGACAATAGATGGTTTTTGATTAGAAGTATGTGCCTTAGAGATACAAGAGGTGTTGCGATTAAAATTGTAGGCTCCATTTTAGGAATAGCTATTCAAAGAAATTTTGAAGAAGAGATTAATAAATTAAAATATTATGACATATTAACAGATACACCTAATAGAAAATTATTTATTAGCACATTAGAAAATGAGATTATTAAATCAAAGGGTACGTACAAGCAAATTAAACTTGCTATATTGTTTATTGATTTAGATAATTTTAAAGAAGTTAATGATACTTTAGGGCATACCTATGGGGATGAATTGTTAATAAATGTTGCAAATTTGATTAAAGCTACTATGGCAGAGGGAGATCTTGTTTCAAGAGTAGGTGGAGATGAATTTTTTATTTTAATGAAAAGTATTAAAGATTATTCTAAAGTAAGCAGATTATGTGTAAAACTTCAAAGCTTGCTAAATTGTGCGATAAGAATAGATAATAAACATGTATATACTTCGGCAAGTATTGGTATTGCAATCTTCCCAAATGATGGCTATGATACTAATATATTATTGAAAAATGCAGATACCGCGATGTATAGTGCTAAAAATAATGGTAAAGCAAGGTATTCTTTTTTTAATGAAAGTATGAGTTCTATAATTGTAAGACGTGCCGAAATAGAAAAGGGATTAAGGAATGCTCTAGAAAATAATGAGTTTGAAATGTATTATCAACCGCAAATAGATATTATAAATAATAAATTAAAAGGGTTTGAAGCGCTTTTAAGGTGGAATAGCGCAAAGCTTGGAAAAGTATCACCTGCGGAGTTTATACCTATTGCAGAGCAAAGTGGACTAATAGTTTCTATTGGTGAGTGGATTATAAAAATGGTGTGCCTCCAAAATAGTTTATGGAAAAGCAAAGGATATTTATATGATACTATTGCAATAAATCTATCTGGAATTCAATTACAGAATGATGATTTTGAAGAAAATCTAAAAAACATTATAAATGAAACTAAGATTAACCCAAAGTTTGTGGAACTTGAAATTACAGAAAGTATCTTCATGAAGGACTTTGAGCGCAGCATTAAATTGCTAACTGCAATAAGGGAATTAGGCATAACTATTGCTTTAGATGATTTTGGGACGGGATATTCATCGCTTAGTTATTTGAAACGCCTACCTATAAATACGCTGAAGATAGACAAGTCCTTTATAGATAATATCGATACAAATGAGCGAGAAAAGGTTATTGTAGATGGGATAATATTACTTGCACAAAAAATCGGACTCGACGTAATTGCAGAAGGGGCAGAAACAAAGAATCAAATTGAACTATTAAAAGGAATGGGATGTAATCAAATACAGGGTTATTATTTTAGTAGACCCCTATCGGCATGTGAAATTGAAGAAAAGTTTTTAAGTACTAACTGTATTAATTGTTAG